In Candidatus Binatia bacterium, one genomic interval encodes:
- the purM gene encoding phosphoribosylformylglycinamidine cyclo-ligase → MAKKRRFTYKSAGVDIAAGDRLVRRIQGAAMKTARPGLLAGIGGFGGLFDLKSLKYRHPVLVSSTDGVGTKLKIAFMTGIHDTIGIDLVAMSVNDILTQTAEPLFFLDYFVCGKLDVNIAAAAIRGMAEGCRQAGCTLIGGETAEHPGDFPQGEYDLAGFAVGLVEKDRIPKPRSIVPGDALIGLLSSGLHSNGYSLARKVLLEAKGLRLGDRISELGRTLGEEMLEPTRIYVNCVRSLLRDYSIKGLAHITGGGIPGNLPRVLPEGKRAWIRRRSWTVPPIFELIRRFGSVSQAEMDRTFNNGIGMILVVGKNEVGGVERALKKMAEPYAVIGEIRKGERGVRVV, encoded by the coding sequence ATGGCGAAAAAGAGAAGATTCACTTACAAGTCGGCGGGCGTGGACATCGCCGCCGGCGACCGTCTCGTCCGGCGCATTCAGGGCGCGGCGATGAAAACCGCGCGGCCCGGGCTGCTCGCCGGCATCGGCGGTTTCGGCGGTCTGTTTGATTTGAAGAGCTTGAAATACCGCCATCCGGTTCTCGTATCCTCCACCGACGGCGTCGGCACGAAGCTCAAGATCGCTTTCATGACCGGCATTCATGATACAATCGGAATAGACCTCGTGGCGATGAGCGTCAACGACATCCTGACCCAAACGGCCGAGCCGCTTTTTTTCCTCGATTATTTCGTTTGCGGTAAGCTCGACGTGAATATCGCCGCGGCGGCGATCCGCGGCATGGCCGAGGGCTGCCGGCAAGCCGGGTGCACTTTGATCGGCGGCGAAACGGCCGAGCATCCCGGAGATTTTCCGCAAGGGGAGTACGATCTTGCCGGCTTCGCCGTCGGTCTCGTGGAAAAAGACAGGATTCCCAAGCCGCGATCGATCGTTCCCGGCGATGCGTTGATCGGTCTGTTGTCGAGCGGGCTTCACAGCAACGGTTACTCTCTCGCGCGCAAGGTTTTGTTGGAGGCGAAAGGGCTCCGGCTCGGCGATCGCATCTCGGAGCTCGGCCGGACGCTCGGAGAGGAAATGCTGGAGCCGACGCGGATCTATGTCAACTGCGTGCGTTCACTGCTGCGGGACTATTCCATCAAGGGATTGGCGCACATCACCGGCGGGGGAATTCCCGGCAACCTGCCGAGAGTTTTGCCCGAAGGGAAGCGCGCCTGGATCCGGCGGCGCAGTTGGACCGTTCCGCCGATCTTCGAGCTGATTCGGAGATTCGGCTCGGTCTCTCAGGCTGAGATGGACCGGACGTTCAACAATGGCATCGGCATGATCCTCGTGGTGGGGAAGAACGAAGTCGGCGGCGTCGAGCGCGCTCTGAAAAAAATGGCCGAGCCGTACGCCGTCATCGGCGAGATCAGAAAAGGAGAGCGGGGAGTTCGCGTTGTTTAG
- the purN gene encoding phosphoribosylglycinamide formyltransferase, producing MARQVPLGVLISGGGTNLQAIIDAIEAKRLDAAIRVVISNRKNAQGLVRAKNHDIPTEVLDHKKFSSREAYDEALVAVLRERGVELVVLAGFMRLLSPVLIKAYSNRIMNIHPALLPAFPGLHGQKQAAEYGVRLAGCTVHFVDEECDQGPIIIQAAVPVYPDDTEESLSARILKQEHLIYPRAIQLYSEGRLRVVGRKVFVDGLKKDEDEALVHPPIKE from the coding sequence ATGGCGCGGCAAGTTCCATTGGGCGTGCTGATCTCCGGCGGCGGCACGAACCTTCAGGCGATCATCGACGCCATCGAGGCGAAGCGTCTGGACGCCGCGATCCGCGTGGTCATCAGCAACCGGAAGAACGCCCAAGGCCTCGTCCGGGCGAAAAATCACGATATCCCGACAGAGGTCTTGGACCACAAGAAATTTTCCAGCCGCGAAGCGTATGACGAAGCGCTCGTCGCCGTTCTCCGCGAGCGCGGCGTCGAGCTGGTCGTCCTGGCCGGATTCATGCGCCTGCTCTCGCCGGTTTTGATCAAGGCTTATTCCAACCGGATCATGAACATTCATCCGGCTCTGCTCCCGGCTTTTCCCGGACTGCACGGCCAGAAGCAGGCGGCGGAGTACGGCGTGCGGCTCGCAGGCTGCACGGTCCACTTCGTCGACGAAGAGTGCGATCAGGGGCCGATCATCATCCAGGCCGCCGTGCCGGTCTATCCCGACGATACCGAGGAGTCGCTTTCCGCCCGCATCCTGAAGCAGGAGCACCTGATCTATCCGCGCGCGATCCAGCTTTACTCGGAAGGAAGGCTTCGCGTGGTCGGGCGCAAGGTCTTCGTCGACGGGCTCAAAAAGGACGAAGACGAGGCGCTGGTCCATCCTCCGATCAAGGAATGA
- a CDS encoding lysylphosphatidylglycerol synthase transmembrane domain-containing protein, producing MKRTLTTLLKAGVSLALLAFFLSRIDLMHFFRVLSAAQFYYIGAGLVIYLFGQFVSSLRWALLARTLGFRNPYKDFATIYFIGMFFSLFTPSTVGGDVGRVFYLARDGADAKERTTAGPLASATVSVLADRAVGMAVLIWIGAVAVAAFPGYALPSAIRYVTFAIALGFLLGFFSFPVLSRLLAGRNNRILRALRLAMENYRHHWRALVQAMALSLIVHVLQSWIHVLLGSSLDAEIPWSYAFIIYPLVGTFSALPVSLNGIGLREGGYLFLLTRVGVSSEKAIAFGLLWFIIVALDSLIGGLIFILRKSPAPPAVASEAKNYVRK from the coding sequence ATGAAGCGCACCCTCACGACTCTCCTGAAGGCCGGCGTCAGCCTCGCGCTGCTCGCGTTCTTTCTCTCGCGCATCGACCTGATGCATTTTTTCCGCGTGCTTTCCGCGGCGCAATTCTACTACATCGGCGCGGGCTTGGTGATTTACCTTTTCGGCCAGTTCGTGAGCTCGCTTCGCTGGGCGCTGCTGGCGCGGACGCTGGGATTCCGCAATCCATACAAAGATTTCGCCACGATTTATTTCATCGGCATGTTCTTCAGCCTGTTTACGCCGAGCACCGTCGGCGGCGACGTGGGACGGGTTTTTTACCTCGCGCGCGACGGCGCGGATGCTAAAGAGAGGACAACCGCGGGACCGCTGGCCTCGGCCACGGTTTCCGTGCTGGCGGATCGCGCCGTGGGAATGGCGGTGCTGATTTGGATCGGCGCCGTAGCGGTGGCCGCGTTTCCGGGCTACGCGCTTCCCTCGGCCATCCGCTACGTGACGTTCGCGATTGCGCTGGGCTTTCTCCTGGGCTTTTTCTCGTTTCCCGTCTTGAGCCGCCTGCTCGCAGGGCGGAACAACCGGATCCTAAGAGCTTTGCGCCTCGCCATGGAAAATTACCGGCACCACTGGCGCGCCCTGGTCCAGGCGATGGCGCTCTCTCTGATCGTCCATGTGTTGCAGTCCTGGATCCACGTTTTGCTCGGCAGTAGCCTGGACGCCGAGATCCCGTGGTCCTATGCCTTCATCATCTATCCGTTGGTGGGGACGTTCAGCGCTCTGCCGGTGAGCCTCAACGGAATCGGGCTCCGCGAGGGCGGCTATCTTTTTCTGTTGACACGCGTCGGCGTCAGCTCGGAGAAGGCGATCGCTTTCGGCCTGCTCTGGTTTATCATCGTCGCGTTGGACAGCCTGATCGGCGGCCTGATCTTCATCTTGAGAAAGAGCCCGGCGCCTCCGGCGGTCGCATCCGAGGCGAAGAATTACGTAAGGAAGTGA
- the mgtE gene encoding magnesium transporter, with the protein MASLNHELVREMIRTGTPDRVLRLIGKSHPADVAPLFKGLEPSEARLLFDVLFSTRKAAKTLKELSPDLLTEVLGLIDDEKLGRVISRADPDDAVTFIASLPEERRERVLTHVDPERRAGFNKMISYPEGTVGRIMTTDLLSLSPDITAQGAIDKIRERGELETFFYLYVVDEAGKLIGVVPIRNLVVAPPGRPLRDMMIADPIRAEVSVDQEEAARIVSKYDLLALPIVDRDGRLLGLITVDDVIDVIADETTEDMYKMAGVGIKERAFSPLRESAARRVPWLGFNMVWAFAAASVISFFEKTIGQVPSLAIFMPIIAGQAGSAGIQTATVVVRSMALGEIESTNLSQLLRKEWGLGLIKGTLFGGVLGVVAWLWKGNATLGLIAGVAMFLNMLVAATAGVLVPTALRKLGFDPATVAGVFDTMLTDFMGFLIFLGLATLLIHFLT; encoded by the coding sequence ATGGCTTCTTTGAATCACGAGCTGGTACGGGAAATGATCCGCACGGGCACGCCCGATCGCGTCCTGCGGCTCATCGGCAAGAGCCATCCCGCCGACGTCGCGCCGCTGTTCAAGGGCCTGGAGCCGTCCGAGGCACGGCTGCTCTTCGACGTTCTTTTCTCCACGCGCAAAGCGGCCAAGACGCTTAAAGAGCTGTCCCCCGACCTGCTGACGGAAGTTCTCGGGCTGATCGACGACGAGAAACTCGGCCGGGTCATCTCGCGGGCGGACCCCGACGACGCGGTCACTTTCATCGCGAGCCTGCCCGAGGAGCGAAGAGAGAGAGTCCTCACCCACGTGGACCCGGAGCGGCGCGCCGGGTTCAATAAGATGATCAGCTATCCGGAGGGCACGGTCGGGAGAATCATGACGACCGACCTGCTCTCTCTCTCCCCCGACATCACCGCGCAGGGCGCGATCGACAAGATCCGCGAGCGCGGCGAGCTGGAAACTTTTTTTTATCTTTACGTGGTGGACGAGGCGGGAAAGCTCATCGGCGTCGTCCCGATCCGCAATCTCGTCGTCGCGCCGCCCGGCCGTCCGCTCAGAGACATGATGATCGCCGACCCGATCCGCGCCGAGGTCTCGGTCGATCAGGAAGAAGCGGCGCGCATCGTCTCCAAATACGATCTGCTCGCGCTGCCGATCGTGGATCGCGATGGACGGCTGCTCGGACTGATCACCGTGGACGACGTCATCGACGTCATCGCCGACGAAACGACGGAAGACATGTACAAAATGGCCGGGGTCGGCATCAAAGAGCGGGCGTTCAGCCCGCTCAGAGAATCCGCCGCGCGGAGAGTTCCCTGGCTCGGCTTCAACATGGTGTGGGCGTTTGCCGCCGCCTCGGTGATCAGCTTTTTCGAAAAAACCATCGGCCAGGTGCCGTCGCTCGCGATCTTTATGCCGATCATCGCCGGTCAGGCCGGCAGCGCCGGCATCCAAACGGCGACCGTGGTCGTCCGCTCGATGGCTCTGGGAGAGATCGAATCGACTAACCTCTCTCAGCTCCTGCGCAAGGAATGGGGCTTGGGGCTGATCAAAGGCACGCTTTTCGGCGGCGTGCTCGGGGTCGTCGCCTGGCTTTGGAAGGGCAACGCGACGCTGGGCCTGATAGCGGGCGTGGCGATGTTTCTCAACATGCTCGTGGCGGCGACCGCCGGGGTTCTCGTACCGACCGCGCTCAGAAAATTGGGATTCGATCCGGCGACCGTCGCCGGCGTGTTCGACACGATGCTCACCGATTTCATGGGATTTCTGATTTTTCTCGGACTCGCCACTCTCCTCATTCACTTCCTTACGTAA
- a CDS encoding twin-arginine translocase TatA/TatE family subunit: MFGLGVQELLIILVIALVLFGPSKLPQIGSGLGKAIRDFKKGVSGDDGDDAAKESAPKKDDGKELPR, from the coding sequence ATGTTTGGACTCGGCGTTCAGGAGCTTTTGATCATCCTGGTGATCGCGCTGGTTTTGTTCGGGCCGTCGAAGCTGCCGCAGATCGGCAGCGGCTTGGGCAAGGCGATCCGCGACTTCAAGAAAGGCGTCAGCGGGGACGACGGGGACGACGCCGCCAAAGAAAGCGCGCCGAAGAAAGACGACGGCAAGGAACTTCCGCGTTGA
- a CDS encoding DUF47 domain-containing protein, producing the protein MRFLPSDEKFYDCFESAVKKVVEGADQLAGLIEDFRDVPLRAQQIKDTEHEGDVVTHNTIEMLNRTFITPLDREDIHKLITSLDDVLDYIEACAARLHLFKVGQTTDEARLLVGILVKAVKEVEQAVFKLRRLKGGDSLMKHCAEINRLENEGDYVGRTAVAKLFEGANDPLNVIKWNEIYDTLENAIDRCEDVANVLEGIVLKNA; encoded by the coding sequence ATGCGGTTTTTGCCCAGCGATGAGAAATTCTACGACTGCTTCGAATCGGCGGTGAAAAAAGTCGTCGAAGGGGCGGACCAACTGGCCGGGCTGATCGAAGACTTCAGAGACGTGCCGCTCAGAGCGCAGCAGATCAAGGACACCGAGCACGAAGGCGACGTGGTCACGCACAACACGATCGAGATGCTGAACCGCACATTCATCACCCCGCTCGACCGCGAGGACATCCACAAGCTCATCACCTCGCTCGACGACGTGCTCGACTACATCGAGGCATGCGCGGCGCGCTTGCATCTCTTCAAAGTCGGCCAGACCACCGACGAAGCCAGGCTCCTCGTCGGCATCCTCGTCAAGGCGGTCAAGGAAGTCGAGCAGGCGGTTTTCAAGCTCAGGCGGCTGAAAGGCGGGGATTCGCTGATGAAGCATTGCGCCGAGATCAACCGCCTGGAGAACGAAGGCGACTATGTCGGCCGCACGGCCGTGGCCAAGCTCTTCGAAGGCGCCAACGATCCGCTCAACGTCATCAAATGGAACGAGATCTACGACACGTTGGAGAACGCGATCGACCGCTGCGAAGACGTGGCCAACGTCCTGGAAGGAATCGTATTAAAAAACGCTTGA
- a CDS encoding methyltransferase domain-containing protein — protein MPEVEAHESKLYAEFAPLYDKVFGKMFYSRLRHVIEALEIPRGAKVLEVGAGTGTSFPAYPRHCQVTGIDLAPDMLARAQDKILENGWTHLNVMEMNALDLKFPDNTFDYVTAFHVVTVVPDPIRMIQEAKRVCKPGGKIVIVNHFTSTFPLLGFLTETLDPVTRRLGWSTKLRLSPFIEQTQLKVEMIYKLSKLSLYTVLLGTKETGRRPS, from the coding sequence ATGCCTGAGGTAGAAGCTCACGAAAGCAAACTCTACGCCGAGTTTGCGCCGCTATACGACAAAGTCTTTGGCAAGATGTTTTATTCCCGTCTAAGGCACGTCATCGAGGCCTTGGAGATTCCCCGCGGGGCGAAAGTCCTGGAAGTCGGCGCCGGCACCGGCACCTCGTTTCCGGCGTATCCGCGGCATTGCCAAGTGACCGGAATCGATCTCGCGCCGGATATGCTGGCCCGCGCCCAGGACAAGATCCTGGAAAACGGCTGGACTCACCTCAACGTGATGGAGATGAACGCGCTCGATTTGAAATTCCCCGACAACACCTTCGATTACGTGACGGCCTTCCACGTGGTGACCGTGGTGCCGGACCCGATCCGGATGATTCAGGAGGCCAAGCGGGTGTGCAAGCCCGGGGGAAAAATCGTGATCGTCAATCACTTCACCAGCACCTTTCCGCTCTTGGGGTTCCTCACGGAAACGCTCGATCCGGTGACCCGCCGGCTGGGCTGGAGCACCAAGCTGCGCTTGAGCCCGTTTATCGAACAGACCCAGCTCAAGGTCGAGATGATTTATAAACTCTCCAAGCTCTCCCTCTACACCGTTCTTCTCGGCACCAAGGAAACCGGCCGCCGTCCTTCTTAA
- a CDS encoding helix-turn-helix domain-containing protein: MLEREEELLNSKEVAVILDLSPDTVNEFARKNILPGFKKGKQWRFKKKDVSSFTKKQTAIRFA; this comes from the coding sequence ATGCTGGAGAGAGAAGAAGAGCTGTTGAACAGCAAAGAAGTCGCGGTCATCCTGGATCTCAGCCCCGACACGGTCAACGAGTTCGCGCGCAAAAACATTCTGCCCGGCTTCAAAAAGGGCAAACAGTGGCGCTTCAAGAAAAAAGACGTCTCCTCCTTTACCAAAAAACAAACAGCGATTCGGTTCGCCTGA
- a CDS encoding NAD-dependent epimerase/dehydratase family protein: protein MRFLITGGAGFVGSHLTDALLKRGDEVTILDVASDLKVRHQLANPRFRYVRDSVLNSQILEGLISRCDVVYHLAAVVGVDHYVGDPYQVLNVNVNGTQNVLTAAFKARKKVVFSSTSEVYGKSPAVPFTEDGERVLGSTKIDRWCYSTSKAVGEHFCFAFEKLGLPIVVIRYFNVYGPRLDRADAGRVMAIFLGQLMRGAPLTVIGDGKQTRCFTYVDDAIRATVAAGLKEEAVGQIINIGSDEEVSINELAEKMIRLSGLPSSVVYIPEAEAYGAGYEDIRRRAPDIARMREILGVSPRFTLEEGLKRTIDWFSMEGAKPEWLGQRARGGEPMA, encoded by the coding sequence ATGCGTTTCTTGATCACCGGAGGGGCTGGTTTTGTCGGTTCTCATCTGACCGATGCGCTTTTGAAACGCGGCGACGAGGTAACGATCTTGGACGTGGCCTCGGATCTCAAAGTGCGGCATCAATTAGCCAATCCACGATTTCGCTACGTGCGCGATTCGGTTCTCAACAGCCAGATTTTGGAAGGGCTGATTTCCCGGTGCGACGTCGTCTATCACCTCGCCGCGGTGGTGGGCGTGGATCATTACGTGGGGGACCCCTATCAAGTCCTCAACGTCAACGTGAACGGGACCCAAAACGTGCTGACGGCGGCGTTCAAGGCGCGCAAGAAAGTCGTGTTCAGCTCCACGTCGGAGGTTTACGGAAAAAGTCCGGCGGTTCCGTTTACCGAGGACGGCGAGAGGGTGCTGGGGTCCACGAAGATCGACCGCTGGTGTTACTCGACCTCGAAGGCGGTGGGAGAGCACTTTTGCTTCGCCTTCGAAAAACTCGGGCTGCCGATCGTCGTGATCAGGTATTTCAACGTCTATGGGCCGAGACTGGACCGGGCGGACGCCGGAAGGGTGATGGCGATTTTTTTGGGACAACTCATGCGCGGCGCGCCGCTCACCGTGATCGGCGACGGCAAGCAGACGCGCTGCTTTACTTACGTGGACGACGCGATCCGGGCGACGGTGGCGGCGGGACTGAAAGAAGAGGCCGTGGGGCAGATCATCAATATCGGCTCCGACGAGGAAGTCAGCATCAACGAGCTAGCCGAGAAAATGATCCGCCTGTCGGGCTTGCCTTCCTCGGTGGTCTATATTCCCGAAGCCGAGGCGTACGGCGCGGGCTATGAAGATATCCGCCGGCGCGCGCCGGACATCGCCAGGATGCGCGAAATTCTCGGAGTCAGCCCGCGCTTCACGTTGGAGGAAGGACTTAAACGCACCATCGACTGGTTCTCGATGGAAGGAGCGAAGCCGGAATGGCTGGGGCAACGCGCCCGCGGCGGCGAACCGATGGCCTGA